One part of the Mariniblastus fucicola genome encodes these proteins:
- a CDS encoding IS701 family transposase codes for MDGTWIRQMKPALTRFLNRFSDCFSRKDTRAHMPTYVQGQLSNLARKSVEPIALAAGVPVRTLQEFLAQYAWNEDAVRDRLQQMVATERGSKRAIGVFDETSDVKKGTKTPGVQRQWCGKVGKTDNCMVTVHLAFAQDDFHCLLDGELFLPESWSEDRERCRVAGIPDEMVYQPKWKIALELYDRALSNGLEFEWITFDEGYGSKGPFLRALDAKAQLFIGEVPVSMTGWIKKPGLQHPPKDPCRGRPQKGARVAKDNPKAQPFRKLLEESTRFTNQSWERYRVKDGDKGPMVWEVKHAMIYRPDGKCVSSKRWHLLVARNPLKPDEIKYFLSNAPAATSVQKLLLVAFSRWHVERCFQDQKQDIGLDAWEGRKYLGLKRHMILSCVSYLFLTKMREKLGGKKIWVHRLSGSRRRIGTGPDLVA; via the coding sequence ATGGATGGTACTTGGATTCGTCAGATGAAACCAGCTTTGACACGTTTTCTGAATCGGTTCTCCGATTGTTTTAGTCGAAAAGATACCCGTGCTCATATGCCAACGTATGTTCAGGGTCAGCTATCAAACCTTGCTCGCAAGAGTGTTGAGCCCATTGCACTGGCTGCCGGAGTTCCCGTTCGCACGCTTCAGGAGTTTCTTGCTCAATACGCATGGAATGAAGACGCCGTGCGAGATCGTCTGCAACAGATGGTGGCAACGGAGCGCGGTAGCAAGCGTGCCATCGGCGTGTTTGACGAAACGAGCGATGTCAAGAAAGGCACCAAGACGCCTGGCGTTCAGCGTCAGTGGTGTGGCAAGGTTGGCAAGACCGATAACTGCATGGTGACGGTTCATCTTGCTTTTGCTCAGGATGACTTTCACTGCTTGCTTGATGGTGAGTTGTTCCTTCCTGAGAGCTGGTCTGAAGATCGCGAGCGTTGTCGCGTTGCCGGGATCCCCGACGAAATGGTGTATCAGCCAAAGTGGAAGATCGCACTGGAGCTTTACGATCGCGCGCTGTCCAACGGTCTGGAGTTTGAGTGGATCACCTTTGACGAAGGCTACGGCTCCAAAGGCCCGTTTTTACGAGCTCTTGATGCCAAAGCACAGTTATTCATCGGCGAGGTTCCGGTTTCAATGACCGGCTGGATCAAGAAACCCGGGCTCCAACATCCTCCCAAAGATCCGTGTCGTGGTCGGCCGCAAAAAGGTGCGCGAGTTGCCAAAGACAATCCCAAAGCTCAGCCGTTTCGCAAACTGCTGGAAGAATCCACGCGGTTCACGAATCAGTCATGGGAGCGTTATCGCGTCAAAGATGGAGATAAAGGTCCCATGGTCTGGGAAGTCAAGCATGCGATGATCTATCGTCCTGACGGCAAGTGTGTTTCGAGCAAGCGTTGGCACTTGTTGGTGGCTCGTAACCCACTCAAGCCGGATGAAATCAAGTACTTTCTCAGCAACGCGCCGGCTGCAACAAGCGTTCAAAAGTTGTTGCTCGTTGCCTTCAGCCGCTGGCATGTCGAACGTTGCTTCCAGGATCAAAAGCAGGACATTGGACTCGACGCCTGGGAGGGCCGGAAGTATCTCGGGCTCAAACGACACATGATTCTGTCGTGCGTAAGCTACCTGTTCTTGACGAAGATGCGAGAAAAGCTCGGGGGAAAAAAAATCTGGGTTCACCGTCTATCAGGTTCACGACGCCGTATCGGCACTGGTCCAGACTTGGTGGCTTAA
- the eno gene encoding phosphopyruvate hydratase gives MDSIVAIHGRQILDSRGNPTVEVDVTLADGSFGRAAVPSGASTGAHEAWELRDGDKGVFLGKGVTKAVENINGPLAEALLGLPGTDQGAVDRAMLELDGTENKKNLGANALLGISLATAKAGAQFNNTPLFKYLGGASATLLPAPMMNIVNGGEHADNSVDVQEFMVMPLGFETFSDALRCGCEIFHNLKKVLQDKGLNTAVGDEGGFAPDLGSNGEALDLIMSAIEKAGYKPGEQVKIALDVAATEFYDRSKGVYAIDGKELDSAGMVDFLADWANRYPICSIEDGLDEDDWDGWKLLTDKLGSSCQLVGDDLFVTNTTRLQRGIDEGIANSILIKVNQIGTMTETIQAIQLAHRNNYTSISSHRSGETEDSTIADLAVGLCTGQIKTGSASRSDRMAKYNQLLRIEEMLGAGAVYAGPRML, from the coding sequence ATGGACTCCATCGTTGCCATTCACGGTCGCCAAATTCTTGACAGTCGCGGAAATCCTACGGTCGAAGTCGATGTGACGCTCGCCGACGGTTCCTTCGGCCGCGCTGCTGTTCCTAGCGGAGCCAGTACCGGAGCACACGAAGCATGGGAACTTCGCGATGGCGACAAGGGCGTCTTTCTTGGCAAAGGCGTGACGAAAGCTGTCGAAAATATCAACGGGCCGCTCGCAGAAGCACTGTTGGGACTCCCGGGAACCGATCAGGGCGCCGTTGACCGCGCGATGCTGGAACTCGACGGCACGGAAAACAAAAAGAACCTTGGTGCCAACGCATTGCTGGGCATTTCTCTTGCGACTGCCAAAGCTGGAGCTCAATTCAACAACACTCCACTGTTCAAATACCTTGGTGGAGCCAGTGCGACGTTGCTTCCTGCTCCAATGATGAACATCGTCAACGGCGGTGAGCACGCGGACAACTCGGTTGATGTTCAGGAATTCATGGTCATGCCATTGGGTTTCGAAACGTTCAGCGATGCTCTTCGTTGCGGTTGCGAGATCTTCCACAACCTCAAGAAAGTTCTTCAGGACAAAGGGCTCAACACTGCAGTTGGTGACGAAGGCGGATTTGCTCCTGACCTTGGCAGCAACGGCGAAGCCCTGGACTTGATCATGAGTGCGATCGAGAAAGCCGGTTACAAGCCAGGCGAACAGGTGAAGATCGCATTGGACGTCGCCGCAACTGAATTCTACGACCGCAGCAAAGGCGTTTACGCGATCGATGGCAAAGAGTTGGACTCAGCGGGCATGGTTGATTTTCTTGCTGATTGGGCTAACCGATATCCAATTTGCTCGATCGAAGACGGACTCGACGAAGACGATTGGGACGGCTGGAAACTTTTGACCGACAAACTGGGCAGCAGCTGTCAGCTCGTCGGCGACGACCTGTTCGTTACCAATACGACTCGTCTGCAACGTGGTATCGACGAAGGAATCGCGAACAGCATTCTGATCAAGGTCAACCAGATTGGGACGATGACGGAAACGATTCAGGCGATCCAGTTGGCTCATCGCAACAACTACACCAGCATTTCCAGCCATCGCAGTGGCGAAACCGAAGATTCAACCATTGCCGATTTGGCGGTTGGTCTTTGCACGGGTCAAATCAAGACCGGTTCGGCATCGCGATCTGATCGCATGGCCAAGTACAACCAGCTTCTCCGCATCGAAGAGATGCTTGGCGCCGGCGCTGTCTACGCAGGACCACGAATGCTGTAG
- a CDS encoding IS701 family transposase, producing MDGTWIRQMKPALTRFLNRFSDCFSRKDTRAHMPTYVQGQLSNLARKSVEPIALAAGVPVRTLQEFLAQYAWNEDAVRDRLQQMVATERGSKRAIGVFDETSDVKKGTKTPGVQRQWCGKVGKTDNCMVTVHLAFAQDDFHCLLDGELFLPESWSEDRERCRVAGIPDEMVYQPKWKIALELYDRALSNGLEFEWITFDEGYGSKGPFLRALDAKAQLFIGEVPVSMTGWIKKPGLQHPPKDPCRGRPQKGARVAKDNPKAQPFRKLLEESTRFTNQSWERYRVKDGDKGPMVWEVKHAMIYRPDGKCVSSKRWHLLVARNPLKPDEIKYFLSNAPAATSVQKLLLVAFSRWHVERCFQDQKQDIGLDAWEGRKYLGLKRHMILSCVSYLFLTKMREKLGGKKIRVHRLSGSRRRIGTGPDLVA from the coding sequence ATGGATGGTACTTGGATTCGTCAGATGAAACCAGCTTTGACACGTTTTCTGAATCGGTTCTCCGATTGTTTTAGTCGAAAAGATACCCGTGCTCATATGCCAACGTATGTTCAGGGTCAGCTATCAAACCTTGCTCGCAAGAGTGTTGAGCCCATTGCACTGGCTGCCGGAGTTCCCGTTCGCACGCTTCAGGAGTTTCTTGCTCAATACGCATGGAATGAAGACGCCGTGCGAGATCGTCTGCAACAGATGGTGGCAACGGAGCGCGGTAGCAAGCGTGCCATCGGCGTGTTTGACGAAACGAGCGATGTCAAGAAAGGCACCAAGACGCCTGGCGTTCAGCGTCAGTGGTGTGGCAAGGTTGGCAAGACCGATAACTGCATGGTGACGGTTCATCTTGCTTTTGCTCAGGATGACTTTCACTGCTTGCTTGATGGTGAGTTGTTCCTTCCTGAGAGCTGGTCTGAAGATCGCGAGCGTTGTCGCGTTGCCGGGATCCCCGACGAAATGGTGTATCAGCCAAAGTGGAAGATCGCACTGGAGCTTTACGATCGCGCGCTGTCCAACGGTCTGGAGTTTGAGTGGATCACCTTTGACGAAGGCTACGGCTCCAAAGGCCCGTTTTTACGAGCTCTTGATGCCAAAGCACAGTTATTCATCGGCGAGGTTCCGGTTTCAATGACCGGCTGGATCAAGAAACCCGGGCTCCAACATCCTCCCAAAGATCCGTGTCGTGGTCGGCCGCAAAAAGGTGCGCGAGTTGCCAAAGACAATCCCAAAGCTCAGCCGTTTCGCAAACTGCTGGAAGAATCCACGCGGTTCACGAATCAGTCATGGGAGCGTTATCGCGTCAAAGATGGAGATAAAGGTCCCATGGTCTGGGAAGTCAAGCATGCGATGATCTATCGTCCTGACGGCAAGTGTGTTTCGAGCAAGCGTTGGCACTTGTTGGTGGCTCGTAACCCACTCAAGCCGGATGAAATCAAGTACTTTCTCAGCAACGCGCCGGCTGCAACAAGCGTTCAAAAGTTGTTGCTCGTTGCCTTCAGCCGCTGGCATGTCGAACGTTGCTTCCAGGATCAAAAGCAGGACATTGGACTCGACGCCTGGGAGGGCCGGAAGTATCTCGGGCTCAAACGACACATGATTCTGTCGTGCGTAAGCTACCTGTTCTTGACGAAGATGCGAGAAAAGCTCGGGGGAAAAAAAATCAGGGTTCACCGTCTATCAGGTTCACGACGCCGTATCGGCACTGGTCCAGACTTGGTGGCTTAA
- a CDS encoding tyrosine-type recombinase/integrase, giving the protein MKQSKLLDLVRNKTRVMHYSKRTEQAYARWVCRFLVFHKNRNDGQWIHPDDMNSADVELFLTSLAVDRRVAASTQNQAFAAILFLFEKVLGRTIEIEAMRAKASARLPVVLSRQEIVTFFGCLNKEPYRLMAELMYGAGLRLMECCRLRVKDIDFDRKQIVIREGKGNKDRMVPLPQRANSGLLRQTNLVRRLHERDLAGGAGWVWLPTALAEKDRSAGRQFGWQFLFPANALTVDPRPREPLESEENKYGQRAGDGDRNQIRRHHIHENTVQRWICKAIRDASVSKRASCHALRHSFATHLLEAGSDIRTIQELLGHADVSTTMIYTHVSTVGATGVRSPLDGLLVERTTRPDKVQSSKSGYEVRRKTKGVRVQFAG; this is encoded by the coding sequence ATGAAGCAAAGCAAATTGTTGGATCTCGTCCGCAACAAAACTCGCGTGATGCACTACTCCAAGCGGACCGAGCAAGCCTATGCGCGATGGGTCTGCCGCTTTCTCGTGTTCCACAAAAATCGAAACGATGGTCAGTGGATTCATCCCGACGACATGAACTCAGCCGACGTCGAATTGTTCCTGACGTCATTGGCTGTCGACAGGCGTGTCGCTGCAAGCACGCAGAATCAGGCGTTTGCCGCGATCCTGTTCCTGTTCGAAAAAGTGCTGGGTCGCACCATCGAAATCGAAGCGATGCGAGCTAAGGCGTCGGCGCGATTGCCGGTCGTGCTAAGTCGGCAAGAGATCGTGACTTTCTTTGGTTGCCTGAACAAAGAACCTTATCGGTTGATGGCAGAGCTGATGTATGGCGCCGGATTGCGACTGATGGAGTGCTGTCGCCTGAGAGTCAAGGACATCGATTTCGATCGAAAGCAAATCGTCATTCGCGAAGGCAAAGGCAACAAGGATCGAATGGTTCCGTTGCCGCAGCGAGCCAATTCCGGCTTGCTACGTCAAACCAATTTGGTCAGGCGGTTGCACGAACGAGACCTCGCCGGTGGAGCCGGTTGGGTTTGGTTGCCAACGGCGTTGGCAGAGAAAGATCGAAGCGCCGGTCGTCAATTCGGTTGGCAGTTTCTGTTTCCCGCCAATGCGTTGACTGTCGATCCCCGTCCGCGTGAGCCTCTGGAGTCAGAGGAGAACAAGTACGGACAGCGAGCCGGAGATGGTGATCGTAATCAGATTCGACGCCATCACATTCATGAGAACACAGTGCAGCGTTGGATCTGCAAAGCGATTCGAGACGCGAGCGTTTCGAAGCGAGCCAGTTGTCATGCGCTGCGACACAGCTTTGCCACGCACTTGCTGGAAGCCGGCAGCGACATTCGCACGATTCAGGAACTGTTGGGGCACGCCGACGTTTCGACGACGATGATTTACACGCACGTCAGCACCGTCGGCGCGACCGGCGTGAGGAGTCCTTTGGACGGGCTGTTGGTGGAAAGGACGACGCGTCCTGACAAAGTTCAGAGCTCAAAGTCGGGTTACGAAGTTCGGCGAAAGACCAAGGGCGTTCGCGTCCAGTTTGCCGGCTGA